GATATCATCGGCCCTGTGAGTCAAACAGTGCTGAATTCCCATCCCAACTGTATTGGATCTACTGACCAACAGGTGAGGGATGGAATAAAACAAGAACCTTGTATTCTAATATTATATCTtatcttattttgtttttttatcctTGAACATGATTGTCATGAGTTAATGATTTGCGACTTCATTAATTTCAACTCCCATGAACTCTTTTTTTAACAAAACAGGGTAAGGATGTTAATCTGTTCCAACCCGCAAGGGAATTCTTACCCATGATAGACGAGGTGCacattattttttcttcttatttacATCTTCAAGTCTTATAAAATGTttcaaactaataatgtacAAGAAATTTAATTACTTGTTGTAGGTTTTTGGAACCCTTGTCGAGAAGACAAAAGATATAAAAGGcgcaaaaattgaaaatcataAGTTTTGTGCCGCTGTACATTACCGCAATGTAGATGAGAAGGTAAAATTTCAGGCTATCTGATATTATTTCCACTTCAAAGCTTAAGCCTTACAATCTGGGTTCTTAAACATTGTTCTcccttttcctcttcttcagAATTGGCCTACAATAGCGCAATGTGTTCATGATGTACTAAAAGACCACCCACGTTTACGATTAACACATGGACGGAAGGTATGTTGTTTTGCTTATCCGCAACAGTTCTGTATACAAGCTTCCATTACTTCGAGTTTGTTTTTTGCAGCGGTTCTGTATACAAGCTTCCATTACTTCGAGTTTGTTTTTTCTGCTGAATTCTTTCTACTGCTTCCATCTCGTTGTAGGTTTTAGAGATCCGTCCAGTGATTGATTGGAACAAGGGAAAAGCAGTTGAATTTCTGCTTGAATCTCTTGGTAATTGTTTGTTTTCTGTGCTAACTTTTCAGATGAATGCTATGAGTTGAGTGAGTTAGTGAGCATATTCTCATCCCGAATCTATAATCTTGCAGGACTGAACTCAAGTGAAGACGTGCTCCCTATCTTTATTGGTGATGACAGAACTGATGAAGATGCTTTTAAGGTAACAAATCCGGATCTCGCAATAGTGATACTGAATCATATGGTGGTTTGAGTTTTAAATTCTTTTCACCGTTTCTTGCAGGTGCTGCGGGAGAGAAACCAAGGCTACGGCATCTTGGTGTCTTCTATGCCAAAAGAGACCAACGCATACTACTCTCTTAGGGATCCCTCAGAGGTGAGTTTGCCTTCTATACAAATACTCCAAACTCATGCATGTTTTAATTATGCCCTTACATTTTCGAAAGTCTCATTTTTTCTTAACTTTGAAATACGTTTTGAAAGTCTCGTTTTGggatcttttttcttttctcaaaatAAGATAGAAATTGATGCACTGATGTAATATCATATTGACGCAACATCTAATTATGtaaatgattttaatatttcatctcgtttttaaattttaaacatctcagcTTTTAAAACGATTTCAATCTTCAAAGATAgatttttggaagaaattacaaaaatcaaagttttagggcataattGAAACGTGCACAACAGGTGGAAGTTGGAAAGTATTTCTGAATGTTTTTTGAACTTGCCGGTAATTTTAAGTTTGATAGGATAAGTTTAGAATTTTGAGAGGGTTTGTATTTTGTAAAGATTTGAGAAtgaaaaatgaggagaattaaaatatatgaaagatgatgagaatgaaaaatgaggagaattaaaatatatgaaaGATGATGATGAATGATGAAATGCAGGTAATGGAATTCCTGAGAGGATTGGTGAGAAGCCGGAAGAAGGTGGGTGGTGAAGCCGggaataaataatttgatatttaggTAACACAGAATTcaaccctgtctcttatacacatctagatgtgtataagagacaggcacaGAATTGTTCCAAatgtttctatttatttttattatttcaactCTCTCTacctctcactctctctctcaaCATGTAAAACGTTTTTGGAGGTAACAGTGCCAGATTGATGGGAATTACTTCTCTTAATGAGATTGCTGTTTCATTTTCTACTTTTTGGCCTAATCTTTCTGATAGATTATATGGAGCGTAACTTAACTAGTCGTTAAGATATTATGTACAGTACGACTCTGCAAACGAAGTTGGCTGGGCTGTCTTTAAAATTGGTCCTTCATTATTTGTTGTTGTTTATATGatcataattatttattgaaataCCATAACCCTCGTTTATAACCTTGGATTAAGGACATGAATACAATGCAGCATTTCAAACCGGAGTAGAGATTCGGATGAATATTGGGACAAGGTTCTCTGTTGACGGTCATTTAATTAGGCATTTTGATCGAATCATTTGTTTTCTTAATCTGAAATTCATAAAAACCGAAGGAACAACTGGAAGGATGATACAGAGGATGGAAGGAAGAGTCTTAGAAGAAGAAGTTAAAGTTGCTAGATTATGAACCCTTCTGTCGAGGGAGCctcttcaaaaagaaaataaatagaaCTTTGATAAGTTTTGATGACTTCAATTGAATTCTATCTTATATCTCACTTGGATTCTGCCTATTCCAAAAGATTAGGATGATCGATCAATTGGTAGATGTTAGGGTGCATCCACCCAAGAGGGTGGCCATCTAACCACAAATAATCCCAATCAGTTTTACAGTCCGATCAAGTGGTATCAACATTCGCTAAAAGCTTTTGTTCGAAATCTAACCAATCAAGGGGCATCGAATGACTagttaaatcaaaataataaatgaaatctaaTTTGTTGCAAACACACAAGGGGTTCGAATGAATCAACCTCGTGAATCTTGATGGTGCAATCGTAAAATATACTTACTGCAATTGATCATGTATCATGTCTCCATGACAACATGCCTCTAGCTTCGGCTTTTTATTCTCCTCGACATCTTCCATTAAAAGAAGGAAGATTTGTCAATATTAAAGAACCTCATCAATAAAGTGGGTAAAGTTTTATAAGTAGAAACATCGATAATTTACTCAACTCAATCACATCTTTGATCTTCCAACAATTAATGTTTGGTTAAAACTTCTTTTGGAGGTTCGAGTTGATGAACAGGAGAAGGCCGCAATACAtctctataaatttttttttttcaaatagatACTGCTTTCGACTTTCTTATCTTATCTTGTTTGAAGAGCTGTTTAAAAAAAAGCTTTCTTTTTCATCATCCAGAGAAGATAGGAATGGGGTCTCGAAATTCCCAATAGGGTACTTTTGGAGATATCATCTTCGCTCATCGGGGAGGTCGGAGATTAAATaatgtttcttttgtttttttagcttACTCCTCTTCCTGTTCTATTGATTAGAAGCATCCAACAGCGTCAAGTCAAATGTGTCTGAACAAGAAGAGCCAAGCAAACGATGCATGTC
The Benincasa hispida cultivar B227 unplaced genomic scaffold, ASM972705v1 Contig285, whole genome shotgun sequence genome window above contains:
- the LOC120069193 gene encoding probable trehalose-phosphate phosphatase F — protein: MDLTSNHTSPVLTEPAPMNKSRLGIHPAILPYSQPGGSFPPSKYITIPRKKSGKFDDVWSNGWLDAMKSSSPPRKKLIKDFDVEFPSDDDTDVAYSSWMLKHPSALNSLEQITSYAKNKKIAVFLDYDGTLSPIVDDPDCAVMSNAMRSAVRNVAKYFPTAIISGRKREKVFDLVGLTELYYAGSHGMDIIGPVSQTVLNSHPNCIGSTDQQGKDVNLFQPAREFLPMIDEVFGTLVEKTKDIKGAKIENHKFCAAVHYRNVDEKNWPTIAQCVHDVLKDHPRLRLTHGRKVLEIRPVIDWNKGKAVEFLLESLGLNSSEDVLPIFIGDDRTDEDAFKVLRERNQGYGILVSSMPKETNAYYSLRDPSEVMEFLRGLVRSRKKVGGEAGNK